In Lusitaniella coriacea LEGE 07157, the genomic stretch CGAGCCAGGATTCATTTGAGCAACCAATTCTCGCGAAACAAGGATCGGTGCGCGTTTCCCCGGAACGAGAACCGCACCAATGAGTAAGTCTGCGTCGGGAACAGACTCGGCAATTTGTGCCGAACTGCTGTAGAGCAATTCAACCCTAGAACCAAACAAAGTTTCGAGATAAGCGAGCCGTTCGACATTGATATCGATAATTTGTACCCTCGCACCCATCCCCACGGCGATTCGAGCCGCTTCTGTGCCGACGACTCCGCCGCCAATAATTGTCACTTTCCCCGGACGCACGCCGGGAATTCCACCCAGGAGAACGCCACGTCCCCCTTGCTGCTTTTCGAGATAGCGACTGCCAAACTGCACGGATAAGCGTCCTGCAATGATACTCATGGGAGTGAGGAGGGGGAGACTCCCATTGGGTAAGGCTACCGTTTCGTACGCGATCGCGGAAATTCCCGAATCGATCAACGTCTCCGTTAAACGGCGATCCGCAGCCAAGTGCAAATAAGTAAATAGGATTTGATTGTTTTGCAAGTATGCGTATTCTTGCGGTAAGGGTTCTT encodes the following:
- the ald gene encoding alanine dehydrogenase; amino-acid sequence: MDIGVPKEIKDQEFRVGLSPSSVRVLCDNQHKVFVETQAGGGAGFSDEDYQEAGAEIVPTAAQAWDRELIVKVKEPLPQEYAYLQNNQILFTYLHLAADRRLTETLIDSGISAIAYETVALPNGSLPLLTPMSIIAGRLSVQFGSRYLEKQQGGRGVLLGGIPGVRPGKVTIIGGGVVGTEAARIAVGMGARVQIIDINVERLAYLETLFGSRVELLYSSSAQIAESVPDADLLIGAVLVPGKRAPILVSRELVAQMNPGSVIIDVAIDQGGCIETLHATSHSNPTYIEEGVVHVGIPNMPGAVPWSATQALNNSTLPYTLKLANWGLNALERDRALVEGLNVKNYQLVHPAVRQVFPDLSLTA